The following are from one region of the Salvia hispanica cultivar TCC Black 2014 chromosome 1, UniMelb_Shisp_WGS_1.0, whole genome shotgun sequence genome:
- the LOC125201859 gene encoding small G protein signaling modulator 1-like isoform X1: protein MSFDAGERQWKCVAPVSFQRVSSIVRDIGEPCLYQSPLKVVSTAGKMLKPDKWQSTFDSNGKISGFRKVLKLIILGGVDPSIRAEVWEFLLGCYSLSSTAEHRKQLRAARRERYRDLVKECQVMHSSIGTGSLAYVVGSKVMDMRLSSQEERRDAEDQTERISKSKDVSCALDGSCTDKFDTCLEENSNDYGDLVSVRRSTMGGAYDSSSYPPSPDPCNYSSPNAYGPHDSDYGSESYLDFPALPFTNLFEDKNNKDGDAVRFPDHTNSTRRKLRYEDDHMHSFQIENNADLIEELNSLSSNDVSPHTNSNGETILPDTRESPRSNDVECKGPKHKIRISDVPDIPAKYVNTAQGGSANGDKVSEWLWTLHRIVVDVVRTDSHLEFYEDPKNLARMSDILAVYAWVDPGTGYCQGMSDLLSPFVVLFDDDADAFWCFEMLIRRMRENFTMEGPTGVMKQLQALWHILELTDREIFSHLSHIGAESLHFAFRMLLVLFRRELSFNEALCMWEMIWAADFDLSLTCLLDDNHLDVLSIHLPKETEAESGEDSSDSNNVGPKAGIQEKHGTAECPMPDDTGIGSGSTTPFCGLGKPFWSRNEQFHIRTLLSTKNGDDELPVFCVAAILVMNRNKIIRETHSIDDLIKIFNDNILKIRIKRCVQTAIKLRKKYFYKLIKSRSPAAQNES from the exons ATGTCTTTCGACGCAGGCGAGAGGCAATGGAAATGCGTAGCTCCAGTGAGTTTTCAGAGAGTGAGTTCGATTGTGCGCGATATTGGGGAGCCTTGTCTATATCAGTCACCATTAAAGGTTGTGTCGACT GCAGGAAAGATGCTTAAGCCAGATAAGTGGCAGTCAACCTTTGACAGCAATGGAAAAATTTCTGGTTTCCGGAAAGTGCTGAAGCTAATCATTTTGGGG GGTGTTGATCCCTCCATACGAGCTGAAGTCTGGGAATTTCTTTTGGGTTGTTATTCATTGAGCAGCACTGCTGAACATAGGAAGCAATTAAGAGCTGCTAGGAG AGAACGTTACAGAGACCTTGTTAAGGAATGTCAAGTGATGCACTCTAGCATAGGAACTGGTTCCTTGGCTTATGTCGTAGGGTCTAAAGTCATGGATATGAGGCTGAGTTCTCAAGAAGAAAGAAGGGATGCTGAAGATCAAACTGAACGAATTTCGAAAAGCAAAGATGTTAGTTGTGCTTTAGATGGAAGCTGTACAGATAAATTTGATACATGTTTGGAGGAAAACTCTAATGATTATGGTGACCTTGTATCTGTCCGAAGAAGCACCATGGGAGGAGCATATGATTCCTCTAGTTATCCACCTTCTCCTGATCCATGCAATTACAGTTCCCCAAATGCGTATGGACCACATGACTCCGATTATGGATCTGAAAGTTATTTGGACTTCCCAGCTTTACCCTTTACTAATTTGTTTGaagacaaaaataacaaagacGGTGATGCAGTTAGGTTTCCGGATCACACAAACTCAACTAGGCGTAAATTGAGATATGAAGATGATCATATGCACAGTTTTCAGATTGAAAATAATGCAGATCTTATAGAGGAATTAAATAGTTTGTCATCTAATGATGTCTCTCCACACACTAATTCTAATGGTGAAACTATTCTCCCTGACACGCGTGAGTCGCCTCGGTCAAATGATGTGGAATGCAAAGGACCAAAGCACAAAATTAGGATATCAGATGTACCAGATATACCTGCCAAATATGTAAACACAGCCCAGGGAGGATCTGCTAATGGAGATAAAGTCTCTGAATGGCTTTGGACACTGCACCGAATag TTGTTGATGTTGTCAGAACAGATAGCCATCTTGAGTTTTATGAGGACCCAAAAAATTTAGCTAGAATGTCGGATATTCTTGCTGTTTATGCATGGGTTGATCCTGGAACAGGATATTGCCAAG GGATGAGTGATTTATTATCCCCTTTTGTGGTTCTTTTTGATGATGATGCCGATGCTTTTTGGTGCTTTGAGATGCTCATAAGGAGAATG CGTGAAAACTTTACAATGGAAGGGCCAACCGGTGTCATGAAGCAGTTGCAAGCACTCTGGCATATTTTAGAACTTACAGACAGGGAAATTTTTTCTCACTTGTCTCACATAGGTGCTGAAAGCCTTCACTTTGCTTTCCGCATGCTGCTGGTACTCTTCCGCCGGGAGTTATCCTTCAATGAAGCTCTTTGTATGTGGGAG ATGATATGGGCTGCTGATTTTGATCTGTCCCTGACCTGTCTTCTGGATGACAACCACCTGGATGTATTGTCCATACACTTACCTAAAGAAACCGAGGCTGAATCAGGAGAAGATAGCTCTGATAGTAACAATGTTGGTCCGAAGGCTGGGATACAAGAAAAACATGGGACAGCAGAGTGTCCCATGCCTGACGACACAGGGATTGGATCTGGATCCACCACACCTTTTTGTGGGTTGGGAAAGCCGTTCTGGTCGAGGAATGAACAATTCCATATCCGTACccttttatcaacaaaaaatggTGATGATGAACTGCCTGTTTTCTGTGTAGCGGCTATTCTCGTTATGAACCGTAACAAAATAATCAGAGAAACTCATTCAATTGATGATCTAATAAAG ATATTTAATGATAATATATTGAAGATCAGAATCAAGAGATGTGTACAAACTGCCATCAAACTACGGAAAAAGTACTTTTACAAG
- the LOC125201859 gene encoding small G protein signaling modulator 1-like isoform X2, translating into MSFDAGERQWKCVAPVSFQRVSSIVRDIGEPCLYQSPLKAGKMLKPDKWQSTFDSNGKISGFRKVLKLIILGGVDPSIRAEVWEFLLGCYSLSSTAEHRKQLRAARRERYRDLVKECQVMHSSIGTGSLAYVVGSKVMDMRLSSQEERRDAEDQTERISKSKDVSCALDGSCTDKFDTCLEENSNDYGDLVSVRRSTMGGAYDSSSYPPSPDPCNYSSPNAYGPHDSDYGSESYLDFPALPFTNLFEDKNNKDGDAVRFPDHTNSTRRKLRYEDDHMHSFQIENNADLIEELNSLSSNDVSPHTNSNGETILPDTRESPRSNDVECKGPKHKIRISDVPDIPAKYVNTAQGGSANGDKVSEWLWTLHRIVVDVVRTDSHLEFYEDPKNLARMSDILAVYAWVDPGTGYCQGMSDLLSPFVVLFDDDADAFWCFEMLIRRMRENFTMEGPTGVMKQLQALWHILELTDREIFSHLSHIGAESLHFAFRMLLVLFRRELSFNEALCMWEMIWAADFDLSLTCLLDDNHLDVLSIHLPKETEAESGEDSSDSNNVGPKAGIQEKHGTAECPMPDDTGIGSGSTTPFCGLGKPFWSRNEQFHIRTLLSTKNGDDELPVFCVAAILVMNRNKIIRETHSIDDLIKIFNDNILKIRIKRCVQTAIKLRKKYFYKLIKSRSPAAQNES; encoded by the exons ATGTCTTTCGACGCAGGCGAGAGGCAATGGAAATGCGTAGCTCCAGTGAGTTTTCAGAGAGTGAGTTCGATTGTGCGCGATATTGGGGAGCCTTGTCTATATCAGTCACCATTAAAG GCAGGAAAGATGCTTAAGCCAGATAAGTGGCAGTCAACCTTTGACAGCAATGGAAAAATTTCTGGTTTCCGGAAAGTGCTGAAGCTAATCATTTTGGGG GGTGTTGATCCCTCCATACGAGCTGAAGTCTGGGAATTTCTTTTGGGTTGTTATTCATTGAGCAGCACTGCTGAACATAGGAAGCAATTAAGAGCTGCTAGGAG AGAACGTTACAGAGACCTTGTTAAGGAATGTCAAGTGATGCACTCTAGCATAGGAACTGGTTCCTTGGCTTATGTCGTAGGGTCTAAAGTCATGGATATGAGGCTGAGTTCTCAAGAAGAAAGAAGGGATGCTGAAGATCAAACTGAACGAATTTCGAAAAGCAAAGATGTTAGTTGTGCTTTAGATGGAAGCTGTACAGATAAATTTGATACATGTTTGGAGGAAAACTCTAATGATTATGGTGACCTTGTATCTGTCCGAAGAAGCACCATGGGAGGAGCATATGATTCCTCTAGTTATCCACCTTCTCCTGATCCATGCAATTACAGTTCCCCAAATGCGTATGGACCACATGACTCCGATTATGGATCTGAAAGTTATTTGGACTTCCCAGCTTTACCCTTTACTAATTTGTTTGaagacaaaaataacaaagacGGTGATGCAGTTAGGTTTCCGGATCACACAAACTCAACTAGGCGTAAATTGAGATATGAAGATGATCATATGCACAGTTTTCAGATTGAAAATAATGCAGATCTTATAGAGGAATTAAATAGTTTGTCATCTAATGATGTCTCTCCACACACTAATTCTAATGGTGAAACTATTCTCCCTGACACGCGTGAGTCGCCTCGGTCAAATGATGTGGAATGCAAAGGACCAAAGCACAAAATTAGGATATCAGATGTACCAGATATACCTGCCAAATATGTAAACACAGCCCAGGGAGGATCTGCTAATGGAGATAAAGTCTCTGAATGGCTTTGGACACTGCACCGAATag TTGTTGATGTTGTCAGAACAGATAGCCATCTTGAGTTTTATGAGGACCCAAAAAATTTAGCTAGAATGTCGGATATTCTTGCTGTTTATGCATGGGTTGATCCTGGAACAGGATATTGCCAAG GGATGAGTGATTTATTATCCCCTTTTGTGGTTCTTTTTGATGATGATGCCGATGCTTTTTGGTGCTTTGAGATGCTCATAAGGAGAATG CGTGAAAACTTTACAATGGAAGGGCCAACCGGTGTCATGAAGCAGTTGCAAGCACTCTGGCATATTTTAGAACTTACAGACAGGGAAATTTTTTCTCACTTGTCTCACATAGGTGCTGAAAGCCTTCACTTTGCTTTCCGCATGCTGCTGGTACTCTTCCGCCGGGAGTTATCCTTCAATGAAGCTCTTTGTATGTGGGAG ATGATATGGGCTGCTGATTTTGATCTGTCCCTGACCTGTCTTCTGGATGACAACCACCTGGATGTATTGTCCATACACTTACCTAAAGAAACCGAGGCTGAATCAGGAGAAGATAGCTCTGATAGTAACAATGTTGGTCCGAAGGCTGGGATACAAGAAAAACATGGGACAGCAGAGTGTCCCATGCCTGACGACACAGGGATTGGATCTGGATCCACCACACCTTTTTGTGGGTTGGGAAAGCCGTTCTGGTCGAGGAATGAACAATTCCATATCCGTACccttttatcaacaaaaaatggTGATGATGAACTGCCTGTTTTCTGTGTAGCGGCTATTCTCGTTATGAACCGTAACAAAATAATCAGAGAAACTCATTCAATTGATGATCTAATAAAG ATATTTAATGATAATATATTGAAGATCAGAATCAAGAGATGTGTACAAACTGCCATCAAACTACGGAAAAAGTACTTTTACAAG
- the LOC125205293 gene encoding uncharacterized protein LOC125205293 produces the protein MRRELFLQIVHALEARDEYFQQREDAPHRKGPSLLTKCTVALRQLAYGTMADMFDEYLHIGDITGRECLVKFCAGIIDAFDYLRKPNAQDYQNLLRMHETVHGFPGMLGSIDCMHWENCLAAWRGQFTSGYKGTHPTMILEAIIEHSLWNWHAHFGVAGSNNDINVLNSSSLFTEQ, from the coding sequence ATGCGGCGAGAGCTGTTTCTCCAGATTGTTCACGCGTTGGAGGCGCGCGACGAGTACTTCCAGCAGCGGGAAGATGCGCCCCACAGAAAGGGTCCATCCCTGCTGACGAAGTGCACGGTTGCGCTTCGTCAGTTAGCATACGGCACTATGGcggacatgttcgacgagtatcTTCACATCGGGGATATAACTGGCCGGGAGTGTTTGGTAAAATTTTGTGCGGGCATTATTGACGCCTTCGATTATTTGCGCAAGCCGAATGCCCAAGACTACCAAAACCTGCTGCGGATGCACGAAACGGTGCACGGCTTTCCTGGAATGTTAGGGAGTATTGATTGTATGCACTGGGAGAATTGTCTTGCAGCGTGGAGAGGCCAATTCACTAGTGGGTATAAAGGTACccacccgacgatgatccttgaagcaATCATTGAACACAGTCTTTGGAATTGGCATGCTCACTTTGGCGTGGCGGGGtctaacaacgacatcaatgTGCTGAACTCGTCCAGTCTCTTCACCGAGCAATGA
- the LOC125206484 gene encoding protein NLP9-like, with amino-acid sequence MEGTVALDSDYFSSCIVELMNYEEHDEWSISFSNLSDHMFPSTNLSPFDEVNSMEGGYDDKVSFEGGAMALQEMDKDGISDPNGKMNKCSKKRDVERSVISRPLRPSLDEKLLKALHLCIRSFGEGALAQVWVPLKNGDECVLTTAGQPYLHDGRLCEYREISRLFSFAAEPEASTLLGLPGRVFTSKAPEWTSNLMYYNKAEYLRVQHAVHHKVRGSIALPVFEGDSDERSCCAVLEIVTTEEKSSFDSEMEHVSRALQAVDLSSRQSSRLSPQSLSSNQRAALAEIKDILYAVCRSHRLPLALTWIPNETAQVLFLEESTCYSTDERMEGFVHTCTNHFLEEGKGLVGKALKSNRPFFYPDVKEFHVSEYPLVHHARKLGLSAAVAIRLRSSYTGEDDYVVEFFLPVDTKGDNEQLLLVRSLLANVETICTSLSKVSEFVEETKTEQTVINDVLHLHSTKRYSKQAEKKRNTSEKNISLNVLQKYFSGNLKDAASSLGVCPTTLKRICRQHGIARWPFRKIKKVDRSLKKIQGMLESVPGVNLDCGRNLLLSGRCSLSAQSDAVVETTAAHVVIDVEREEECLLDTEDVSNRGVGDGSKLAALDMSTSWPDSLNTMPWLTPSVDPHPHDPFLPQAGNSGWKACSGNEIDKKQASSDVTDSPYISESVPMMNVSSSSSGSLDETTNVRRDSAIITVKATDGENTVRFKFEASAGCFELYTEVAKRFELGTGEFQLRYLDDDEEWVLLVTDSDLVECVEVLELLQTRTVKFRVSRVEEVRCKK; translated from the exons ATGGAAGGTACCGTTGCACTGGATTCCGACTACTTCTCGAGCTGCATTGTCGAGCTGATGAACTATGAGGAACACGATGAATGGTCAATCAGCTTTAGTAACTTATCAGATCATATGTTTCCCTCCACGAATTTATCACCCTTCGATGAAGTGAACTCGATGGAAGGAGGCTACGATGACAAGGTGTCGTTTGAAGGTGGTGCGATGGCGTTGCAAGAGATGGACAAGGATGGCATCAGTGATCCGAACGGGAAGATGAATAAGTGCTCGAAGAAACGTGACGTGGAGAGAAGTGTGATATCAAGGCCTCTTAGGCCATCTCTGGATGAGAAGCTGCTGAAGGCGTTGCATCTCTGCATACGTTCGTTCGGAGAGGGTGCTCTGGCCCAGGTGTGGGTCCCACTGAAGAATGGCGACGAGTGCGTCCTGACCACGGCTGGACAGCCGTATTTACACGACGGGCGGCTGTGTGAGTATCGTGAGATTTCCAGACTGTTTTCTTTTGCTGCTGAGCCCGAAGCGAGCACTCTTCTTGGGCTTCCCGGCCGTGTCTTCACCTCAAAGGCTCCGGAGTGGACTTCGAACCTGATGTACTACAATAAAGCTGAGTACTTGAGGGTGCAGCACGCGGTTCATCACAAAGTTCGTGGATCTATCGCTTTACCTGTGTTTGAGGGTGATTCAGATGAAAGATCTTGTTGTGCTGTTCTTGAAATCGTAACTACTGAGGAGAAATCTAGTTTTGATTCGGAGATGGAACATGTATCTCGTGCTTTACAG GCCGTGGATTTAAGCAGCCGACAGTCGTCACGCCTTTCTCCGCAG AGTCTCTCGAGTAATCAAAGGGCGGCATTGGCCGAAATCAAGGACATCTTGTATGCCGTTTGTCGTTCTCATCGCTTGCCACTCGCCTTAACATGGATCCCTAATGAGACAGCTCAAGTACTTTTCCTTGAGGAATCTACCTGCTACTCGACCGACGAGCGTATGGAGGGATTCGTGCACACTTGCACGAATCACTTCCTCGAAGAAGGGAAAGGTCTAGTTGGAAAAGCTCTCAAATCGAACAGACCCTTTTTCTACCCCGATGTGAAGGAGTTTCATGTAAGTGAATATCCGCTAGTTCATCACGCTCGAAAACTAGGCCTGAGTGCTGCTGTTGCTATCAGGCTAAGAAGTAGTTACACCGGTGAAGACGACTATGTTGTAGAGTTCTTTCTTCCGGTAGACACAAAAGGGGATAACGAGCAGCTTCTCTTGGTTAGAAGCCTGTTGGCTAATGTTGAGACAATCTGCACTAGTCTAAGTAAAGTTTCAGAATTCGTCGAGGAAACGAAGACTGAGCAGACGGTTATAAACGATGTGTTACACTTACACTCCACCAAAAGATATTCTAAACAG GCAGAGAAGAAACGAAATACGAGTGAGAAGAACATTAGCTTGAATGTTCTTCAGAAGTACTTCTCCGGAAACCTTAAAGATGCTGCAAGTAGCCTTGGTG TGTGTCCTACAACTCTCAAAAGGATATGCAGGCAACATGGAATCGCTCGATGGCCTTTccgcaaaataaaaaaggtcgATCGGTCTTTGAAGAAGATACAAGGCATGCTTGAATCTGTTCCAGGTGTAAATCTCGACTGTGGTAGAAATCTTTTGCTGAGCGGTCGATGTAGTTTGTCTGCACAATCAGATGCCGTTGTCGAAACCACAGCAGCCCATGTAGTCATTGATGTggaaagggaagaagaatgtcTTCTAGATACGGAAGATGTATCGAACCGCGGTGTTGGCGATGGATCCAAGTTGGCTGCATTAGACATGAGTACATCATGGCCGGATAGTTTGAACACGATGCCTTGGTTGACTCCATCAGTGGATCCTCATCCACACGATCCATTCCTTCCCCAAGCTGGGAACAGTGGATGGAAAGCATGCTCCGGTAATGAGATTGACAAGAAGCAGGCATCGTCTGACGTGACTGACTCGCCATACATCTCTGAATCTGTACCAATGATGAACGTCAGTTCATCAAGCTCTGGTAGTCTTGATGAAACTACAAATGTGAGGAGAGATTCTGCCATAATCACTGTGAAAGCTACGGACGGAGAAAACACGGTGAGGTTCAAGTTTGAGGCATCGGCAGGGTGCTTTGAACTGTACACAGAGGTGGCGAAGAGGTTTGAACTTGGAACAGGGGAGTTCCAGCTCAGGTATCTTGACGACGACGAGGAATGGGTGCTGCTGGTAACTGATTCGGATCTGGTTGAATGTGTCGAGGTGTTGGAGTTGCTTCAGACTCGTACGGTGAAGTTTCGGGTAAGTCGAGTCGAGGAAGTAAGGTGCAAAAAATAG
- the LOC125205368 gene encoding uncharacterized protein LOC125205368 — MLLHESLEIEDCNALLYLPCEMVGSSLESLVLENLSSLQNAPDDIRTRRIIGRGTERQGLYYVDEFAQQGGTAMLAHGSANREAWLWHRRLGHPSSGYLKLLFPKFSHFKDITCESCVLAKSHRQSFRSSDTRVETIFSLVHADVWGPAPILGDHEQASVTVEPITSTVEPPKSPTLQSSPPPPPPVISEVIPETSSDSTIIPPNGSGVDVNAAVDGDTGRYILPLRTTRGIPAKRYSPERVSKKSRYSMANLAKANLTEMARAFEVTLYEEEEIPYTVEEAMKIAHW, encoded by the exons ATGTTATTGCATGAGAGTTTGGAGATTGAGGACTGCAATGCTTTGCTGTATCTGCCATGTGAAATGGTAGGATCCTCGCTCGAGTCACTGGTGTTGGAGAATTTAAGTAGCCTACAGAATGCACCTG ACGATATCAGGACGAGGAGGATaattgggcgtggcactgagcgTCAAGGCCTCTATTATGTGGATGAGTTTGCTCAACAAGGTGGCACCGCAATGCTTGCTCACGGATCTGCAAATCGGGAAGCTTGGCTGTGGCACCGCAGACTGGGGCATCCATCCTCGGGTTATTTAAAATTgctttttccaaaattttctcattttaaagATATTACTTGTGAATCTTGCGTTTTGGCAAAGAGCCACAGACAGTCGTTTAGATCAAGTGATACTCGTGTCGAGACAATTTTTTCTCTAGTGCATGCTGATGTTTGGGGTCCGGCTCCTATTTTAGGAGATCATG AGCAAGCTAGTGTCACCGTCGAGCCGATCACATCTACTGTAGAGCCTCCTAAATCGCCTACGCTTCAATCCAGtcctcctccacctcctccagTGATATCTGAGGTAATTCCTGAAACTAGCTCAGATAGTACAATTATTCCACCTAACGGGTCTGGTGTAGATGTGAATGCAGCAGTTGATGGTGATACTGGCCGATACATACTCCCTTTAAGGACTACTCGTGGGATTCCGGCTAAGAGATATAGTCCTGAGAGAGTAAGTAAGAAGAGTCGATACTCTATGGCAAATTTGGCTAAAGCAAACCTAACAGAGATGGCTAGGGCTTTCGAGGTAACCCTCtatgaagaagaggagattCCATACACGGTCGAGGAGGCCATGAAGATCGCCCACTGGTGA